AGCACCAGAATTGCTGGCAAGGGAATCGATTTTCATAAAGAGCCCGGCCAATAATGACTGAATCGACCCGGTAGGGCTCCAGCTCCTGCAACCGCATCAGATCGCGGTAGCCTCCCACTCCTCCCGATGCGGTGATCCGTGCTTTCTGCAGGTGCAGGCCCAGGGTGCGGTACATGTCGACGTTCGGGCCTTCAAGGGTGCCATCGCGGCTGATGTCTGTATAGACGAATCGTCGCACACCACGTCGCTCCATGTCGAGTGCCAGCTCAACGGCATCGACACCCGTGCCCTCGGTCCAGCCCTGCACGCGTACTTCACCATTGCGCGCATCGATACCTACCACAACGCGGCTGCATCCGTAGCGCGCAATCGCCTCTGAGACTATATCCGGCTCACGGACGGCCACCGTGCCCAGCACTACCCGGTAGACACCCTGCTGCAACAAGCTTTCGATGTCGTCGAGCGTTCGGATACCGCCTCCCACCTGGATCGGAATGTCCAGCGCACGACAGATCGCACCGATGACTTCCCGATTATGGCCCTGGCCGCGCGCCGCATCCAGATCCACCACATGAAGCACCCGCGCGTTCTGTACCCGCCACAGACGGGCCATTTTGACCGGGTCGTCGAAATAGACCATCTCCCGCTCATACGATCCCTGATAAAGTCGCACGCAACGCCCGCCGCGGATGTCGATGGCCGGAATGACCAGAAGCATGGTCCGGGTTCTGAGTGCGTTTCGGGTTATGGTGTGTAAAGCCTGTTCATTCAGATAGATCCAGGAAGTTTTTCAAGATCTGAAGGCCATGCTGTTGGCTTTTTTCAGGGTGAAACTGTACGCCGAAGACATGGCCGCGCCCGACAATAGCGGGAAAGGAGATGCCGCCGTAGGTGGTGGTGGCCAGCACGTCGTCGGAGTTGGCGGCGACGGCATAGTATGAGTGGACAAAGTAGAAATAGGCCCCATCCGGGATGTCTTTAAGCAGGGGAGCGGGGTGATCATAGGTGATCGTGTTCCAGCCCATATGGGGCACCTTCAGGCGCTGGCCATCCGAGGTGGTGTCTGGAAAGCGTACAATGCGTCCTGGCAACAGCCCCAGCCCTTCGTGGCGGCCGTGTTCTTCGCTTTCCTCGAAGAGCAGCTGGAGCCCGGCGCATACGCCCAGCAGGGGGATGCCCTGGCGGACCGCCTCGTGGATCGGGGCGACAAGCCCACGGTGGCGTAGTTCGTGCATGCAGGCCCCGAAAGCCCCAACCCCGGGCAGGACCAGACGGCGAGCCTGCAGCAGGTCCTCAGGCCGATCGGTGCGTAGCACCTCGGCGCCGATCGCCTGAAATGCCTTCTCCAGCGATCGCAGATTGCCGATACCGTAGTCGATGAGGGTGACCATGGGCCGCTCAGTCGTGATGGTTAAGCTGACTTAACTCCTGAGAGCGGCGTGTGGCCGTAGCGACCGCGTTGATCAGCATGGTCCGCAGGCCATGTGCTTCAAGCTCGGCAACAGCTGCAATGGCGGTACCGCCCGGTGTGGTCACTTCGTCGCGCAGGATAGCTGGATGACGGCCCGTCTCCAACACCAGCTTGGCTGCGCCATAGACGGTCTGAGCGGCCAGCCGGAAGGCCACGGGGCGGGGCAGTCCTTGCTTCACGCCAGCATCGGTCAACGCTTCAATAAACATGTACACGTAGGCCGGACCGCTTCCGGAAAGTCCTGTAACTGCGTCCATCAGGTACTCAGGTACAATCTCGACGGTCCCGACCGCTTCAAAGATCTGCCGGCACAGTTCCAGATGGTCTGGCCGGGCATGGACCCCGGCAGCCAGCGCCGTGGCCCCTTCGTCGACCAGGGCCGGTGTGTTAGGCATGGCCCGTACCACCGGTAGGGGCCGCCCAAAAAGCCGTTCGAGGGTGGCCATGGTCACGCCTGCCAGCACCGATAGGATCAGCACTTCGGGCTGCACATGCGCCCGGATTTCTTCAATCACTTCCCGGGCATTCTGAGGCTTGACGGCCAGCACTACCAGCGTGGCATCGCGCACAGCCAGCAGGTTATTCGTGGTGGTCTGGATGCCCGGAAACTCTTCCTGGAGCGCTTCAAGAGCGGCCGGGTTGCGCCGCGTAGCCCGGATCTGTTCAGGGGCCAGCTCATGACCACGCAGCAGTCCCCCGATCAGGGCACGTCCGATATTGCCGGCACCAATGATGGCAATGGTCTGATGGGCCAGCTGCAGGGTGGTACTCATAGGATGCCTTTGGTTGAAAGTATCGGACCGAAGCGCACGTCGCGTTGCACAGCTTCACGCAACGCCCGCGCAACAGCTTTGAAGATAGCCTCAATCTTGTGATGCGTGTTTTGACCGTAAAGCACCTGAATATGGAGGTTGCAGCGTACCTGCTCTGCGAAGGTATACCAGAAATGCGGCACCAGCTCGGTGGCCAGGTCACCGACCATGGGCCGATCAAAGTCGGCTATCAACACACAGTAGAAGCGACCGGAAAGGTCTACAACGGCCCGGGCCAGCGTCTCGTCCATCGGCACGTAGGCGTAGCCGTAGCGGGCGATGTAAGCCTTGTCGCCCAGGGCCTCGGCGAACGTCTGGCCCAGCGTGATCGCAACATCTTCAACCGAGTGGTGTTCGTCCACATGCAGATCCCCCTGGCATCGAACCATCAGATCAAAGCCGCCGTGGCGTGCCCACAGCGTCAGCATGTGGTCTAAAAAGCCAACGCCGCTCTGACAGTCCGCACGGCCCCTACCGTCAAGCGTTAGGGTGACTTCAACGTCGGTTTCGCTGGTCGTGCGGCGTCGGGAAGCCGTACGGGGCGGAAAAGTGGGTGCGGCATCCATCGAACCGAAGGGCTAATTCGAGCGTTCCGCTACGCACTGTTTGCCCGCCATCGAACGGGCTCTGCAAATTTCTTAAAGTTTGGAGTGCTGCGCTACCGTATATCCGGGAATTCGGCGATTTTCTCAAAAAACGAAATTTCATATGGACGAAACCCAATTCGACCGTATTCTGGTAACGGCGGCCCTGCCGTATGCCAACGGCCCCATTCACATCGGACACCTGGCCGGAGCTTACCTGCCGGCCGATCTGTACTGCCGCTACCAGCGGCTTAAAGGACGTGATGTGCTGTTCATCTGTGGATCGGATGAGCTGGGCGTGGCCATCCTGATGCGGGCCCTCGAAGAACACACGACGCCGCAGGCCATCGTGGATCGCTACCATCCGATGATCCGCGACAGCTTCGCCCGCTTTGGGATGAGCTTCGATTACTACGGGCGAACAACCTCGCCTGTGCATTTCGAGACCAGCCAGGACTTCTTCCGGCGATTGGACGAAAAAGGTGTATTCAAACTGAAAACCGAACAGCAGCTTTACGATCCAGAAGCCGGCATTTTTCTGGCTGACCGGTTTGTGCGTGGCACCTGCCCCATCTGTGGCTACGAAGAAGCCTA
The nucleotide sequence above comes from Rhodothermus sp.. Encoded proteins:
- the proC gene encoding pyrroline-5-carboxylate reductase, coding for MSTTLQLAHQTIAIIGAGNIGRALIGGLLRGHELAPEQIRATRRNPAALEALQEEFPGIQTTTNNLLAVRDATLVVLAVKPQNAREVIEEIRAHVQPEVLILSVLAGVTMATLERLFGRPLPVVRAMPNTPALVDEGATALAAGVHARPDHLELCRQIFEAVGTVEIVPEYLMDAVTGLSGSGPAYVYMFIEALTDAGVKQGLPRPVAFRLAAQTVYGAAKLVLETGRHPAILRDEVTTPGGTAIAAVAELEAHGLRTMLINAVATATRRSQELSQLNHHD
- the hisB gene encoding imidazoleglycerol-phosphate dehydratase HisB translates to MDAAPTFPPRTASRRRTTSETDVEVTLTLDGRGRADCQSGVGFLDHMLTLWARHGGFDLMVRCQGDLHVDEHHSVEDVAITLGQTFAEALGDKAYIARYGYAYVPMDETLARAVVDLSGRFYCVLIADFDRPMVGDLATELVPHFWYTFAEQVRCNLHIQVLYGQNTHHKIEAIFKAVARALREAVQRDVRFGPILSTKGIL
- the hisH gene encoding imidazole glycerol phosphate synthase subunit HisH — encoded protein: MVTLIDYGIGNLRSLEKAFQAIGAEVLRTDRPEDLLQARRLVLPGVGAFGACMHELRHRGLVAPIHEAVRQGIPLLGVCAGLQLLFEESEEHGRHEGLGLLPGRIVRFPDTTSDGQRLKVPHMGWNTITYDHPAPLLKDIPDGAYFYFVHSYYAVAANSDDVLATTTYGGISFPAIVGRGHVFGVQFHPEKSQQHGLQILKNFLDLSE
- the hisA gene encoding 1-(5-phosphoribosyl)-5-[(5-phosphoribosylamino)methylideneamino]imidazole-4-carboxamide isomerase; this encodes MLLVIPAIDIRGGRCVRLYQGSYEREMVYFDDPVKMARLWRVQNARVLHVVDLDAARGQGHNREVIGAICRALDIPIQVGGGIRTLDDIESLLQQGVYRVVLGTVAVREPDIVSEAIARYGCSRVVVGIDARNGEVRVQGWTEGTGVDAVELALDMERRGVRRFVYTDISRDGTLEGPNVDMYRTLGLHLQKARITASGGVGGYRDLMRLQELEPYRVDSVIIGRALYENRFPCQQFWCWHEKEQVDLSRFSTAPLKRKIKLPSTE